One stretch of Salvia splendens isolate huo1 unplaced genomic scaffold, SspV2 ctg929, whole genome shotgun sequence DNA includes these proteins:
- the LOC121791828 gene encoding uncharacterized protein LOC121791828, with product MPSPQELVTHYEKQGMATQEASLKVIGDLQGALFRMISANNKRDDSNSSPQVISAKLDAVHARLVQLETKLDSKPSYPQALALGVASASLWNRALELWNTVCRATSSDPSS from the coding sequence atgccGAGCCCTCAGGAGCTGGTGACGCACTACGAGAAGCAGGGGATGGCGACTCAGGAGGCTTCGCTTAAAGTGATTGGGGATTTGCAGGGAGCTCTCTTCAGAATGATTTCCGCCAATAACAAACGCGACGATTCCAATTCTTCTCCGCAAGTGATTTCCGCCAAGCTGGACGCCGTCCACGCTCGCCTGGTCCAGCTCGAAACGAAGCTCGATTCCAAGCCCAGTTACCCGCAGGCCCTGGCTCTGGGCGTTGCCTCCGCCTCCCTTTGGAATCGCGCCCTTGAGCTCTGGAACACCGTTTGTCGCGCCACCTCTTCCGACCCCTCGTCCTAG